In Juglans microcarpa x Juglans regia isolate MS1-56 chromosome 4S, Jm3101_v1.0, whole genome shotgun sequence, a single window of DNA contains:
- the LOC121262752 gene encoding uncharacterized protein LOC121262752, with protein sequence MESVDLDHNGNCIEETSDKQLFPPSSPDRSDIFGDPQVNTRVGDDYQAEIPSLLTEYEHLQLLLNPADSGVMVDDSQSFLTGLPIPIMWVQEVNSIGDKTWGFPSNHDEEVNPNKPAESRNRKKIYIKLKKKSSAINLEPLDVGLENEKESKTANVGNIMIGKTSIVGLHKSKRYSPVPGSKCDPWSDPDVNSFLLGLYIFGKNFVSIRRFLENKLMGEMLSFYYGEFYRSDQYRRWSDSRKARSRKCVTGRKIFTGWRLQELLSRLLPHVPEEFQSTLLEGFKSFAEGRTSFDEFVFYLKSTVDIQILVEAVAIGKGKEDLTGLALESGKTNQIFQVFPNLPTGKDCSSLTPSDILKFLTGGFRLSKARCNDIFWEAVWPRLLARGWHSEQPKNQGYVSSKHYLVFLVPGVKKFSRRKLVKGDHYFDSVSDVLSKVASEPKLLELEAEEATLRSCNEDGWVQEVTSDPDDSSNHQRHCYLKPRVTTSSPNPMKFTVVDTSSVHGGKSSNVRDLRYLPVEYKITSSISNNYRKSMYDFEAYVADMPLKAEKNTNKLNHNKGTVYTSGANGLKFTVVDTSLLRGEKSSEVRKIRYLPIEFKGIADFSHLLGETEGTSSEDSLDAHEINAVDMLLNSGKNIVPASDDTNRKVISNNSDITSSHRDDKGIMSNDRQLKTTIKHQFSRRVKSGNSKSVSPVIKRRKLTVCSKLKTQGVIEDFSEGLELNQTGLCLPSSSPDASKNVSSPMDSQENVSLIISSPKGSPGEETIGGILIGNSSALGMSCGMNEKHQPQPSLDLNLPQVLINSEVGEALMMEVEDSHGINADGSCLLSKGMDLVPDTMTSMDVDNVEQQLMNLNPRRQSTRKRPPTIRALEALANGYLIVQRRQKGTEFQTHENPFSSPSRKARSRVKITSSRGSTSTKTNEMERKEVNDACDDNKGFVDAYQVSYKCEDISNQNGG encoded by the exons ATGGAGTCAGTTGATCTGGATCATAATGGTAATTGCATTGAAGAAACATCTGACAAGCAGTTATTTCCTCCAAGTTCTCCTGATAGAAGTGATATATTTGGAGATCCACAGGTGAATACACGAGTTGGTGATGATTACCAAGCAGAAATTCCCTCCTTGCTGACAGAATATGAGCATCTTCAGCTTCTACTGAACCCTGCTGATTCAGGTGTCATGGTTGATGATTCCCAATCTTTTTTAACGGGTTTGCCTATCCCAATCATGTGGGTTCAGGAAGTTAATAGCATTGGAGATAAAACATGGGGATTTCCTAGTAACCATGATGAGGAAGTTAATCCAAACAAGCCTGCCGAGTcgagaaacagaaaaaagatatatattaagttgaagaagaaaagttcAGCAATCAATCTTGAACCCTTAGATGTTgggttggaaaatgaaaaggaatCAAAAACTGCAAATGTTGGAAACATCATGATAGGGAAAACAAGCATTGTTGGACTACATAAAAGCAAAAGGTATTCCCCAGTTCCAGGTTCTAAATGTGACCCTTGGAGTGATCCTGACGTGAACAGTTTCCTTCTTGGTTTGTACATATTTGGGAAGAATTTTGTTTCAATCCGGAGATTCCTAGAGAACAAACTGATGGGAGAAATGCTGTCCTTCTACTATGGGGAATTCTATAGATCTGATCAATACCGTAGATGGTCAGACTCCCGGAAGGCCAGAAGTAGGAAATGTGTAACAGGAAGGAAAATATTTACAGGATGGAGGCTACAGGAACTGTTATCCCGTTTGCTTCCCCATGTCCCAGAGGAATTTCAAAGTACTTTGCTGGAG GGCTTCAAGTCATTTGCGGAGGGAAGAACTTCATTTGACGAATTTGTCTTCTATTTGAAGTCAACTGTTGACATTCAGATTCTTGTGGAAGCTGTAGCTATTGGTAAGGGGAAGGAGGATCTCACAGGCCTTGCCTTAGAGTCTGGAAAGACCAAtcaaatatttcaagtttttccTAACCTACCAACCGGCAAAGATTGTTCCTCTCTTACTCCCAGTGACATATTAAAGTTTTTGACTGGAGGCTTCCGGTTGAGCAAAGCCCGGtgtaatgatattttttgggaAGCTGTTTGGCCCCGTTTGCTTGCGAGAGGATGGCATTCTGAGCAGCCTAAGAATCAGGGTTATGTGAGTTCCAAACATTACCTTGTTTTTCTTGTGCCTGGGGTTAAGAAGTTCTCAAGAAGGAAACTTGTGAAGGGAGACCACTACTTTGATTCTGTTAGTGATGTTTTGAGCAAAGTGGCATCTGAACCAAAACTTCTTGAGCTTGAAGCTGAAGAAGCTACACTCAGGAGCTGTaatgaggatgggtgggttcaAGAAGTGACATCGGATCCAGATGATTCATCAAATCATCAGCGCCATTGTTACCTTAAACCCCGAGTTACTACTTCCTCTCCAAATCCTATGAAGTTCACTGTTGTTGATACTAGCTCAGTCCATGGAGGAAAATCATCCAATGTGAGGGACCTGAGATATTTACCGGTTGAATACAAAATTACTTCTAGTATCTCCAATAATTATAGAAAGTCAATGTATGACTTTGAGGCATATGTTGCTGATATGCCATTGAAGgctgaaaaaaatacaaataagcTTAACCACAATAAGGGTACAGTTTATACAAGTGGTGCAAATGGTTTGAAGTTCACTGTTGTTGATACCAGTTTGCTTCGTGGAGAAAAATCATCTGAGGTGAGAAAAATTAGATATTTACCCATTGAATTTAAAGGTATAGCTGATTTTAGCCATCTTTTGGGAGAAACTGAAGGGACCTCCTCTGAAGATTCACTGGATGCGCATGAGATTAATGCTGTTGACATGTTGTTGAACAGTGGAAAGAATATTGTACCTGCTAGTGATGATACAAACAGAAAGGTAATAAGTAATAATTCAGATATTACTTCGAGCCATCGAGATGATAAGGGCATTATGTCCAATGACAGGCAGCTAAAAACAACTATCAAGCACCAATTTAGTCGGAGAGTAAAATCTGGTAATTCAAAATCTGTTTCTCCTGTCATCAAAAGGCGAAAATTAACTGTTTGTTCTAAGTTGAAGACACAAGGTGTTATTGAGGACTTCTCAGAAGGCTTGGAGTTAAATCAAACAGGACTCTGTTTGCCATCGAGTTCTCCAGATGCAAGCAAGAATGTTAGTTCTCCAATGGATTCTCAAGAGAATGTGTCTTTAATTATTTCTTCACCTAAAGGCAGTCCAGGTGAGGAGACTATTGGAGGCATTCTCATTGGAAACTCGTCTGCCTTAGGCATGTCCTGTGGGATGAATGAGAAACATCAACCTCAGCCATCACTTGACCTGAACCTACCCCAGGTTCTGATAAACTCTGAAGTGGGTGAAGCATTAATGATGGAGGTGGAAGACAGCCATGGCATAAATGCAGACGGTTCATGCCTTCTATCTAAGGGAATGGACCTGGTTCCTGACACAATGACTTCTATGGATGTGGATAATGTAGAGCAGCAACTGATGAACCTGAACCCCAGAAGGCAAAGCACAAGGAAGCGACCACCCACCATCAGAGCATTGGAAGCTCTTGCAAATGGTTACTTAATAGTCCAAAGGAGGCAAAAGGGCACAGAATTTCAGACACATGAAAATCCATTCTCTAGTCCTTCCCGCAAGGCCCGAAGCAGAGTCAAAATAACTTCAAGTCGTGGTAGCACTAGTACCAAGACCaatgaaatggaaagaaaagaagtgaaTGATGCTTGTGATGATAACAAAG GCTTTGTAGATGCATACCAAGTTTCATATAAATGTGAAGATATCAGTAATCAGAATGGAGGTTGA
- the LOC121262212 gene encoding nuclear transcription factor Y subunit B-4-like — protein MDDEQERLLPIANVGRIMKQILPATAKISKKAKQTLQECSTEFISFVTAEASDKCHKENRKTVNGDDICWALSTLGFDNYSEAMVRYLNKYREAERQKPDLNKAGSSNPDQDKQQLEESNNGNDQLGKQNNEDPSS, from the coding sequence ATGGATGACGAGCAAGAGAGGTTGCTGCCAATTGCAAACGTGGGTCGGATAATGAAGCAAATTCTTCCCGCAACTGCAAAGATTTCCAAGAAAGCCAAGCAAACCTTGCAAGAGTGTTCGACAGAGTTTATTAGTTTTGTCACAGCCGAGGCATCCGACAAGTGTCACAAGGAGAATCGCAAGACTGTGAATGGGGATGATATCTGTTGGGCTCTGAGTACTCTAGGGTTTGATAACTATTCTGAGGCCATGGTGCGGTACTTAAATAAATACAGGGAGGCTGAAAGGCAGAAACCAGACCTAAACAAAGCTGGCAGCAGTAATCCTGATCAAGACAAGCAGCAGCTTGAAGAATCAAACAACGGAAATGACCAACTTGGGAAGCAAAATAATGAAGATCCAAGCTCTTAA